In Pseudochaenichthys georgianus unplaced genomic scaffold, fPseGeo1.2 scaffold_546_arrow_ctg1, whole genome shotgun sequence, the DNA window CGTGTTGCTGATTGTGGTTATCTGTGTGAACAGGAGCTTACATGAACCTATGTACCTTTTTCTGTGCAGCCTGTTTGTAAATGAACTGTATGGTAGTACAGGGTTGTTTCCATTCCTTCTGGTTCAGGTCCTCTCTGACATCCACACTGTCTCTGCTCGGCTCTGCTTCCTGCAGGTTTTCTGCTTGTTTACATATGGAAGTGTGGAATTTACTAATTTAGCCGTCATGTCTTATGACAGATATCTTGCTATCTGTTATCCTCTGCAATATAACACATATATGACTTCTAACAAAGCTTATGTTCTTATTGCAGTGTCATGGTTGTTCCCTTTTCTTGCAATTGTTGTTCTGATATCCTTAAGTGTGTCTTTAAcgctgtgtgggaacatcatTAACAAAGTGTACTGTGGGAATTACTCCATTGTTAAGCTGGCCTGCTCTGACACCAGGGTCAATAACATTTATGGGCTCTTTTACACGGTCATCTCCATCATCATTCCTCTGCTTTTAATCCTCTACACGTACATGAGGATCTTCAGAGTGTGTTTCTCTGGCTCCAAACAGACCAGACAGAAAGCTCTCAGTACCTGCACACCTCACCTTGCTTCCTTGCTTAACTTCTCCTTTGGAGGTTTTTTCCAGATATTACAGAGCAGGTTTGATATGAGCAGTGTTCCCAACATGCTGCGCATTTTATTATCCCTGTACTTTCTAACATGCCAGCCTCTCTATACCCCAGTCCTGTACGGGCTGAAGATGTCTAAAATCCGCATCATATGTAAGCGCCTGTTGTACGGTGAAGTGTAGGTCATCAAGAGATTGCAGAGACGGAGAATGAAAGGACCCTGACTTCAGCAGTATTAACTCTAATGACGTGTCTCGTTCACTGTGTGCAGAGGAAGGAAATGAAACGTGCAGCTGTACATGTGCTGAGCTTGATGCTGCTCTCTCTTTCTGTTTCTTCTCTTGCTTTTCACTTCTCATATCAGCCTCAGTGATTTTAGGAGAACCCTGAAAGGTCCATGAGTCCGGACGTTAGGAGTGAAACTGAAGTTAAAGCTGAATGAAGCTCCTCGCTGTGATCAGACACAGAGCAGCTTCATATCAACTATGTTCCCAATATGTTGACAATATGTTCACCTTCGTATTCTCTAACATGTAATGTGTCCCAAATATACATCCTGTGTAAGAATCTGCTGCTGGCCTGTGTTGGGAATAACATGTAACAGGATGGTTCAGTTTGAGTCAGAAGAGGAATAAAAAATGCTTCAACAGATTGAACTGTTATCTTTCTTTATTCAACAGGGACCATGCAACTGATGCACCGGGAGTTTCCAGATAATTTTCAACTCATAAATTctgctttaaaataaaatatccaACAATACACTATGGATATAAAATCACTATTAAATGCACCTCACATTTTGTCATGACAGAAACTGCCGGACTGTAAATGCAGTTTGGGATTTCTCTCCACAAGCAGCAAACAATCAAACTGCAGGTTATTATTTGTGTTTATTATCATCAAATGGTGTCTTTTCCATGATTCAAGTGTAATGAGTATACCAGGTGAAAGggactgtgggaaacaaactATCTTTCAAAGTCAACCTTGAGAAGCTATCTTGCATCTCGGTTTAAACTGATATATTTATGCCACACATATGTTTACATTAATACACTATATAGTATTTTTCCACTGTAAATTATTATACattctgttttattttattctgtgtGCCCACTTTGTGCAAAAAATGCAAAAATGCAGTCAGAGAGTTGAGCATGAACATGGCTCACAGCATTAAGAAGGAAAAAAGAACAAGATGTTGTTCACATGATGTTggcaaatatgaactttaaacatccatgacataAACATATTATCCAGGAAACAAGCCacagagttgcacctgcaaggtgaatacagaacaactggttacaaaataaataaactaccgagtgtttgaaagcgtaacagttttatgatactgCCCAGTCTATGATACTGCCCcataagacacgagtggat includes these proteins:
- the LOC117443147 gene encoding olfactory receptor 4B13-like translates to MVNSTHVSYFILTAYFDTGFFKYLYFLIILALYFCILGTNVLLIVVICVNRSLHEPMYLFLCSLFVNELYGSTGLFPFLLVQVLSDIHTVSARLCFLQVFCLFTYGSVEFTNLAVMSYDRYLAICYPLQYNTYMTSNKAYVLIAVSWLFPFLAIVVLISLSVSLTLCGNIINKVYCGNYSIVKLACSDTRVNNIYGLFYTVISIIIPLLLILYTYMRIFRVCFSGSKQTRQKALSTCTPHLASLLNFSFGGFFQILQSRFDMSSVPNMLRILLSLYFLTCQPLYTPVLYGLKMSKIRIICKRLLYGEV